A genomic region of Runella rosea contains the following coding sequences:
- a CDS encoding HEPN domain-containing protein, with protein MTIPFSPNVSEAARRDILELESKISVFRSGEVPEEAFRKFRLARGVYGQRQPGVQMIRIKLPYGRITADQLVRIADCSDKYATGNLHATTRQDIQLHFVKLADSPALWAELEDANITLREACGNTVRNVTASARAGVDPEEPFDVTPHAHAIFEYFLRNPICQDMGRKFKIALSSSAKDSAYAFMHDVGLIPVAKIAEDGTQINGFKVLVGGGLGAQPLLAKVAHEFLEERFVIPFIESVIRVFDRYGERVRRHKARMKFLLADIGLEEFLKRVEEEQKALKNKEYAIEPLAFAANDLLKASESKLTREDLIAAEPEQNAPYVHWLKTNVFEQKQKGWYAVQLRVLLGDMHSSTARKLADIVREYAADDIRVTVNQGYILRFVKAEDLPAIYAKLNELGLAEPGFDTTADITTCPGTDTCNLAISSSYGITRVLETMMKEEFPDIIYNNDIKIKISGCMNGCGQHSACNIGFHGSSIKNGKLVLPALQVLLGGGFNGAGEGMMGDKVIKLPTKRGPAALRTLLNDYETNAFEGEYYNDYFLRQGNKYFYSMLKPLADLTTVVSSDYVDWDHEEPFQTEVGVGECASVLIDLVATTIIEANDKLNWATENLEKKIWADAIYHAYNVFVTGAKALLVSKGVATNTQYGIVKDFDEHFGADFSDLSEGVSFKELVFSINKNEPIQEFAEGFVAKAAHFIGKVNQIRQQQLESEGEPELALVEFGKDS; from the coding sequence ATGACAATCCCATTCTCACCAAACGTTAGCGAAGCCGCCCGTCGCGATATACTGGAGCTGGAAAGTAAAATTAGTGTATTTCGCAGTGGTGAAGTACCCGAAGAAGCGTTTCGTAAGTTTCGTCTAGCCCGTGGAGTATACGGACAGCGTCAGCCAGGAGTGCAGATGATTCGCATCAAATTGCCTTACGGACGCATTACAGCCGATCAATTGGTGCGCATTGCCGATTGCTCCGATAAATATGCCACTGGAAACCTGCACGCTACCACGCGTCAGGACATTCAACTTCACTTCGTGAAACTGGCAGATTCGCCAGCGCTTTGGGCTGAGTTGGAAGATGCAAATATTACGTTGCGCGAAGCCTGCGGAAATACCGTTCGTAACGTAACTGCCTCAGCACGGGCGGGTGTTGACCCCGAAGAGCCTTTTGATGTTACGCCCCACGCTCATGCTATTTTTGAATACTTCCTGCGCAATCCAATTTGTCAGGACATGGGTCGCAAGTTTAAAATTGCGCTCTCATCATCTGCGAAAGATTCGGCCTATGCATTTATGCACGATGTAGGGTTGATTCCAGTAGCAAAAATAGCTGAAGATGGCACCCAGATCAATGGCTTTAAAGTGTTGGTGGGCGGAGGATTGGGCGCGCAACCGCTTTTGGCTAAGGTCGCCCATGAGTTTTTGGAAGAGCGATTCGTGATTCCGTTTATCGAATCTGTGATTCGTGTATTTGACCGTTATGGCGAGCGTGTGCGTCGCCACAAAGCACGCATGAAGTTTTTGTTGGCTGATATTGGTTTGGAGGAATTTTTGAAACGGGTAGAAGAGGAGCAAAAGGCCCTTAAAAATAAAGAGTATGCCATTGAACCTCTAGCCTTTGCGGCCAATGATTTATTAAAGGCAAGTGAAAGCAAGCTAACTCGCGAAGATTTGATTGCGGCTGAGCCCGAACAAAATGCCCCTTACGTGCATTGGCTTAAGACCAACGTTTTTGAACAAAAACAAAAAGGCTGGTACGCAGTACAATTGCGGGTGTTGTTGGGTGATATGCACTCATCAACCGCGCGTAAATTGGCAGACATCGTACGTGAATACGCCGCCGATGACATTCGGGTAACGGTCAATCAGGGATATATTCTTCGATTTGTAAAAGCCGAAGATTTGCCCGCTATTTATGCAAAACTCAATGAATTGGGCTTGGCAGAACCTGGTTTTGATACCACGGCTGACATTACCACCTGCCCAGGTACCGATACTTGTAATCTGGCGATTTCGAGCAGCTACGGTATTACCCGTGTGTTAGAAACGATGATGAAGGAAGAGTTTCCTGATATTATTTACAACAATGACATCAAAATCAAAATCAGTGGTTGTATGAATGGCTGTGGTCAACACAGTGCCTGCAACATTGGTTTTCACGGCAGTTCCATCAAAAATGGCAAACTCGTTTTGCCCGCGTTGCAGGTCTTGTTGGGTGGAGGCTTCAACGGAGCGGGTGAAGGAATGATGGGCGATAAAGTCATCAAACTTCCCACCAAACGTGGCCCTGCGGCTTTACGGACGTTGTTGAACGATTATGAAACCAACGCCTTTGAGGGAGAATATTATAACGATTATTTCCTGCGTCAGGGTAATAAATATTTTTATTCAATGCTCAAACCGTTGGCTGATTTGACCACGGTGGTTAGCAGTGACTACGTTGACTGGGACCACGAAGAGCCTTTCCAAACCGAAGTTGGAGTGGGAGAATGCGCCAGCGTGTTGATTGATTTGGTGGCTACGACAATTATTGAGGCCAACGACAAACTCAACTGGGCCACCGAAAACCTCGAAAAGAAAATCTGGGCCGATGCCATTTATCACGCTTACAACGTATTTGTAACGGGTGCCAAAGCATTATTGGTAAGCAAAGGAGTGGCGACCAATACACAGTACGGGATTGTGAAGGATTTTGACGAGCATTTCGGGGCTGATTTTAGCGATCTTTCCGAAGGAGTTTCGTTTAAAGAGTTGGTGTTTAGCATCAATAAGAACGAACCGATACAGGAGTTTGCCGAAGGGTTTGTGGCCAAAGCTGCGCATTTTATTGGGAAAGTAAATCAAATTCGTCAGCAACAATTGGAGAGCGAAGGTGAGCCTGAATTAGCGCTGGTGGAATTTGGAAAAGATAGCTAA